One Lycium barbarum isolate Lr01 chromosome 5, ASM1917538v2, whole genome shotgun sequence genomic window carries:
- the LOC132639640 gene encoding uncharacterized mitochondrial protein AtMg00860-like — protein MATELIALGHSWLSISASVITPSDSTLRTRSPSSSDCGFWLNSVTFLSHVVSSEGIKVDPHKISAVKDWPRPTSATDILSFLGLASYYRKFVKGFSSVAAPLTKLTQKTAKFQ, from the exons ATGGCGACCGAGTTGATTGCTTTGGGCCACTCTTGGCTCTCCATTTCTGCTAGTGTCATTACTCCTTCGGATAGCACCCTGCGGACCAG AAGTCCTTCATCAAGTGACTGTGGATTTTGGCTTAACTCTGTGACATTCTTGAGCCATGTAGTGTCTAGCGAAGGTATCAAAGTTGACCCTCATAAAATTTCAGCAGTCAAGgactggccaaggcccacaagtGCAACTGATATTCTTAGCTTTTTGGGTTTGGCAAGTTACTATAGGAAGTTTGTGAAAGGTTTCTCATCTGTAGCTGCACCACTGACAAAATTGActcagaagactgctaagttccAATAG